A region from the Bradyrhizobium sp. CCBAU 53340 genome encodes:
- a CDS encoding helix-turn-helix transcriptional regulator, giving the protein MSQRALAARAGMTQAHISQIETSRLEPGLSSFMQMARALDLELVLVPKKLLPAIEGLLRSNAAEFSSEQGSSDVFSKAERIVSGQRKRYGSSATLDRIAEYFRFLKQVHLSKTDLALVSDIVESLRPYSVEPIPRALLEDSAGALQGVRNRVAHPEEAPRPAYALDDEDDDA; this is encoded by the coding sequence ATGAGCCAACGCGCGCTGGCGGCCCGCGCGGGTATGACCCAGGCGCACATCTCGCAAATCGAGACCAGTCGCCTCGAACCGGGCCTGTCGAGCTTCATGCAGATGGCGCGGGCGCTCGACCTGGAGCTCGTCCTTGTGCCGAAGAAACTTCTTCCCGCGATAGAGGGCTTACTGCGATCAAACGCTGCCGAATTCTCGTCCGAACAAGGATCGTCGGATGTCTTCAGCAAGGCCGAACGCATCGTCTCTGGTCAAAGGAAACGCTATGGCAGTTCAGCCACCCTCGACCGCATCGCCGAATATTTTCGCTTTCTGAAACAGGTCCATCTTTCAAAAACCGACCTGGCACTTGTCTCAGATATCGTCGAGAGCCTGCGTCCCTATAGCGTCGAACCTATACCCAGGGCTCTGCTGGAAGATTCTGCAGGCGCGTTACAGGGTGTACGCAACAGGGTCGCTCATCCCGAAGAAGCCCCTCGCCCCGCCTACGCTCTC